One segment of Thermococcus sp. AM4 DNA contains the following:
- a CDS encoding FAD-dependent oxidoreductase, which translates to MRLNEHPVLRFERGREVTIYFEGKPIKAYEGETIATALHAAGIRVLNYSPNEKRPRGLFCAIGKCSSCLMVVNGIPNVRTCITLVEDGMRIERQHGRSKLPTKAKPPEFKDAKVVRADIIVIGGGPAGLMAAIHASRAGAKVVLIDENHMLGGQLVKQTHKFFGKREQFAGVRGVEIARILEEELRKSENVEVFIETSAVGIFQEGEEKLVLAVRKERELIEFRGRAVIVATGAMERMIPFENNDLPGVYGAGAIQTLMNTYGVKPGDRVLIVGAGNVGLILAYQLIQAGVEVKAIVEAMPKVGGYFVHAAKVRRLGVPILTRHTILRAEGREKVERAVVAQLDENWRPIPGTEKTFEVDVIALSVGLRPSIELLHQAGCQIKYVRELGGHVAVRDEWMETTVRGIFVAGDSAGIEEATTAMLEGKIAGIGAALRLGIADESWIGEIEKAQRDLDEFRSGPFGRHVVEGIRKILAEARA; encoded by the coding sequence ATGCGCCTCAATGAACATCCTGTTCTCAGGTTTGAACGTGGTAGGGAGGTTACAATATACTTCGAAGGAAAACCAATCAAAGCCTACGAGGGCGAGACGATAGCGACAGCTTTGCACGCCGCGGGAATCAGGGTCCTCAACTACTCACCGAACGAAAAGCGCCCGAGGGGCCTCTTCTGCGCCATCGGCAAGTGTTCCTCCTGTCTGATGGTCGTCAACGGGATTCCAAACGTCAGGACGTGCATAACCCTCGTCGAGGACGGCATGAGGATAGAGCGCCAGCACGGAAGGTCCAAGCTCCCCACGAAGGCCAAGCCACCGGAATTCAAAGATGCGAAGGTCGTTAGGGCGGACATCATAGTAATAGGCGGCGGCCCCGCTGGGCTGATGGCGGCAATCCACGCATCGAGAGCCGGGGCCAAGGTCGTTCTCATAGACGAGAACCACATGCTCGGCGGCCAGCTCGTCAAGCAGACACACAAGTTCTTCGGAAAGCGCGAGCAGTTCGCGGGAGTCAGGGGAGTGGAAATCGCGAGAATCCTCGAGGAGGAGCTGAGGAAGAGCGAGAACGTCGAAGTCTTCATCGAAACCTCTGCCGTCGGCATCTTCCAGGAGGGCGAAGAGAAGCTCGTCCTGGCGGTCAGAAAGGAGCGCGAGCTGATAGAGTTCAGGGGAAGGGCAGTTATCGTCGCCACCGGCGCGATGGAGAGGATGATTCCCTTCGAGAACAACGACTTGCCCGGGGTTTACGGCGCTGGTGCAATCCAGACGCTCATGAACACCTACGGCGTCAAGCCCGGAGACAGGGTTCTCATCGTTGGGGCCGGAAACGTGGGGCTTATCCTCGCCTACCAGCTCATCCAGGCCGGCGTCGAGGTGAAGGCGATAGTAGAGGCCATGCCCAAAGTCGGCGGCTACTTTGTCCACGCGGCGAAGGTCAGAAGGCTTGGAGTTCCGATACTCACGAGGCACACAATCCTCCGCGCCGAAGGAAGGGAAAAGGTCGAAAGAGCCGTTGTGGCCCAGCTCGACGAGAACTGGAGGCCGATTCCGGGAACCGAGAAGACCTTCGAGGTCGACGTCATAGCGCTCTCAGTTGGTCTGAGGCCCAGCATTGAACTGCTCCACCAGGCCGGCTGTCAGATAAAGTACGTCCGCGAGCTGGGAGGCCACGTGGCGGTTCGCGACGAATGGATGGAAACGACCGTTCGGGGAATCTTCGTTGCGGGAGATTCGGCCGGGATTGAGGAGGCAACCACCGCGATGCTCGAGGGCAAGATAGCGGGAATAGGGGCAGCGCTGAGGCTCGGAATAGCGGACGAGAGCTGGATTGGGGAGATAGAGAAGGCCCAGCGCGACCTCGACGAGTTCCGCTCCGGGCCCTTCGGCAGGCACGTGGTGGAGGGAATTAGGAAAATACTCGCGGAGGCGAGAGCATGA
- a CDS encoding 4Fe-4S dicluster domain-containing protein produces MNEIPAYLQRGYITPEELFSIIPKPSEDRLRKRPVAVPECPQEIPCAPCREICPTGAINMPTPNDLPIVDYDKCIGCSLCVQICPGLAFFMVHYVGDKARITMPHELLPVPEKGEEVVLLNRVGEPVGKGKVITVVPREKSKGDTPIIVVEVPIELAWDVRAVRVERRG; encoded by the coding sequence ATGAACGAGATTCCCGCTTACCTTCAGAGGGGATACATAACCCCCGAGGAGCTGTTCTCGATAATCCCGAAGCCGAGCGAGGATAGGCTCAGGAAGAGGCCTGTCGCAGTTCCCGAGTGCCCGCAGGAGATACCCTGCGCCCCGTGCAGGGAGATATGCCCGACGGGCGCGATAAACATGCCCACCCCGAACGACCTGCCGATTGTCGACTACGACAAGTGCATCGGTTGCTCCCTCTGCGTCCAAATCTGTCCAGGTCTGGCGTTCTTCATGGTGCACTACGTCGGCGACAAAGCGCGCATAACGATGCCCCACGAGCTTCTTCCGGTTCCCGAGAAGGGAGAGGAGGTCGTTCTTCTCAACAGGGTCGGCGAGCCGGTCGGTAAGGGGAAGGTAATCACCGTCGTCCCGAGGGAGAAGAGCAAAGGAGACACGCCGATAATCGTCGTCGAGGTGCCGATTGAGCTGGCATGGGATGTTCGGGCGGTTAGGGTTGAACGGAGGGGATGA
- a CDS encoding (2Fe-2S)-binding protein has translation MTGKKIVCRCNDITVEDVERLIDSGVTDIEEIKRLLRVGMGPCQGRTCIPIVISILARKTGKRPEEIPLPKARVPIRPVRVEVIVGGADE, from the coding sequence ATGACCGGAAAGAAAATCGTCTGCCGCTGTAACGACATAACGGTTGAAGACGTCGAGAGACTCATAGATTCAGGCGTCACGGACATCGAGGAGATTAAGAGGCTCCTCCGCGTCGGCATGGGGCCGTGCCAGGGGAGGACGTGCATTCCAATCGTAATCTCAATCCTCGCGAGGAAGACCGGGAAGAGGCCCGAGGAGATACCGCTTCCGAAGGCGAGGGTCCCGATTCGGCCGGTCCGCGTAGAGGTCATCGTGGGTGGTGCCGATGAGTAG
- a CDS encoding FAD-binding oxidoreductase has protein sequence MSRIAVIGGGIIGVATAYELARLGEEVILFEKNYFGSGSTFRCATGIRAQFTDEANIKLMKHSVERWEKLEEELGADIGFNQTGYLFLATSEEEVEAFKANIKLQNRFGVPTRLIDMDEAKEVVPILNTEPFLAGAWNPKDAKANPFKTLFAYLQKARELGVDAREHTEVVGLEREGDTITAVKFRSNGKVKSVKVDAVLNASNAWAPLINEMAGLKRDLVPIKAYKHQLVKTEPLERGQAEPLVCPPAWEDAYIIQDGEDGGIICGAGIEHEAKSLEDVEPTYDFLRGVLRYAVRIAPPLRYAHVVRQWAGFYAKTPDSNPAIGKLLDNFYIAAGFSGHGFMMAPAVAQAMAELISKGRSKVPLDWEWYDPYRFERGELRSSAFQIG, from the coding sequence ATGAGTAGAATCGCGGTAATCGGAGGCGGAATAATCGGGGTCGCCACGGCCTACGAGCTGGCCAGGCTCGGTGAGGAGGTTATTCTCTTTGAGAAGAACTACTTCGGCTCAGGCTCCACCTTCCGCTGTGCCACTGGAATACGCGCCCAGTTCACGGATGAAGCCAATATCAAGCTCATGAAGCACTCGGTCGAGCGCTGGGAGAAACTTGAGGAGGAGCTTGGGGCGGATATAGGCTTCAACCAGACCGGCTACCTGTTCTTAGCGACGAGCGAAGAAGAAGTTGAGGCGTTCAAGGCCAACATAAAATTGCAAAACCGCTTCGGCGTCCCGACGAGGCTCATCGACATGGATGAGGCGAAGGAGGTAGTGCCCATCCTCAACACCGAGCCGTTTTTGGCGGGAGCGTGGAACCCGAAGGACGCCAAGGCGAACCCCTTCAAGACGCTCTTCGCCTATCTGCAGAAAGCGAGGGAGCTTGGCGTTGACGCGCGCGAGCACACTGAAGTAGTTGGACTTGAGCGCGAGGGAGACACTATAACCGCTGTAAAGTTCAGGAGCAACGGGAAAGTTAAGAGCGTTAAGGTTGACGCTGTTCTAAATGCCTCCAACGCCTGGGCGCCCCTAATCAACGAAATGGCCGGCTTAAAGCGCGACCTCGTCCCGATTAAGGCCTACAAGCACCAGCTCGTCAAAACGGAACCGCTTGAGAGGGGACAGGCCGAGCCTTTGGTGTGCCCGCCAGCTTGGGAAGACGCCTACATAATCCAGGACGGCGAGGACGGCGGAATCATCTGCGGTGCGGGGATAGAGCACGAGGCAAAGAGCTTGGAAGACGTTGAGCCGACCTACGACTTCCTGCGCGGGGTCCTCCGCTACGCCGTGAGAATCGCCCCTCCGCTCCGCTACGCCCACGTTGTGAGGCAGTGGGCCGGCTTCTACGCCAAAACTCCCGACAGCAACCCTGCAATCGGGAAGCTTTTGGACAACTTCTACATTGCGGCGGGCTTCTCTGGACACGGCTTCATGATGGCGCCGGCCGTTGCCCAGGCCATGGCCGAGCTAATCTCGAAGGGCCGTTCTAAGGTTCCCTTGGACTGGGAGTGGTACGACCCGTATCGCTTCGAGCGCGGTGAGCTGAGAAGCTCGGCGTTCCAGATTGGGTGA
- the pyrH gene encoding UMP kinase gives MRIVFDIGGSVLVPEDPDVEFIKAIAYELIKISEDHEVAVVVGGGKVARKYIKAAKTFTPNETFKDYIGIHITRANAMLLIAALGEKAYPFVIQDFRKAWEVIQLKKIPIMGGTHPGHTTDAVSALLAEYLQADLLVVVTNVDGVYDSDPRKNPNAKKLDRITPEQLVEIAMEAESKAGGSGVVDALAAKFIQRGRIRTYIVGKKDAYHLFDVVRGKHSGTVVEP, from the coding sequence ATGAGAATCGTCTTCGACATAGGTGGCTCTGTTCTCGTTCCCGAAGACCCGGACGTCGAGTTCATCAAGGCGATAGCGTACGAGCTCATCAAGATAAGCGAGGACCACGAGGTGGCGGTTGTTGTCGGCGGTGGAAAGGTAGCGCGCAAATACATCAAGGCCGCGAAGACCTTCACGCCCAACGAGACCTTCAAGGACTACATAGGAATCCACATCACGAGGGCGAACGCGATGCTCCTCATAGCGGCGCTCGGCGAGAAGGCCTATCCCTTCGTCATTCAGGACTTCCGTAAGGCGTGGGAGGTCATACAGCTCAAGAAGATACCGATAATGGGCGGAACTCATCCGGGCCACACGACCGATGCCGTCTCGGCCCTCCTCGCGGAGTACCTCCAGGCCGACCTTCTTGTCGTCGTAACCAACGTGGACGGCGTCTACGACTCCGACCCGAGGAAGAACCCGAACGCGAAGAAGCTCGACAGGATAACCCCTGAACAGCTCGTCGAGATTGCGATGGAGGCCGAGAGTAAAGCCGGCGGAAGCGGTGTCGTCGATGCTTTGGCGGCAAAGTTCATCCAGCGCGGGCGGATAAGGACCTACATCGTCGGCAAGAAGGACGCCTATCACCTCTTCGACGTCGTGAGAGGAAAGCACAGCGGGACTGTAGTGGAGCCTTGA
- a CDS encoding potassium channel family protein: protein MCKMAHFGNCDPETADQEYCIFHKPNKSEEEAVEFYRKFLERFKPRVEEIEVNGKKVKRLVFEKSIDARGFVFPKTTEVEYKDPKGNVTWKGEFPFRYALFKENVSFEEAVFEGDAVFYETVFDKNLTFDRAQFNGKDGTFISDFLLKDPGDPLGNLMLALYFERIDEIAYGANFNGAKFNGHVLFKKTVFNTSALFDFAEFKEKVLFEDVLFNRITSFNGVKFSGNYSLAIPVGTDGTPYEMIWKISPVVFKNVIFKRKVYFGETQFKGVVFQNTQFKGKTVFIGANFVGKYALFLKTEFSKPVWFKNAIFKIQIGTSELSKVGFELVHGRVIFREAIFRGGALFNGVTFTAESEFIETEFRGDTNFMHCTFERSINVLKSKFLGKETSFVKSIFRDNASFDFSKFREVFFNFAVFEKEASFKNVKFYNETQFKEVEFKKAVEFQGAEFKSKTTFEGSVFERLSVFVDENLTLEEPAPKFHDELSFANCDFRQGADFLGNLKNETNLSKLWEFFSSRFSNLQSIIEALRVQRLSFEKEGKRDEADRMFVLEMRAKRKLRMTQAKENFANAKGLKNKTKAILNYLGTWINVQVEKILADGVSEYGTNWKKTLLASANVIIWSAILYNILTNWLSLGKILESTGKPVTDILNQLYYSLVTFTTLGYGDMHPTGWLKALSALEALTGAVFMALIVAVIARKWMR from the coding sequence ATGTGCAAGATGGCGCACTTTGGGAACTGCGACCCTGAAACTGCCGACCAAGAGTACTGCATTTTTCACAAGCCGAACAAGAGTGAGGAGGAAGCAGTTGAGTTCTACCGGAAGTTTTTGGAGAGGTTTAAACCAAGAGTTGAGGAGATTGAGGTTAATGGGAAGAAAGTGAAAAGGCTGGTTTTTGAAAAGTCAATAGATGCGAGGGGGTTTGTATTTCCAAAAACTACTGAAGTTGAATATAAAGATCCCAAAGGGAACGTCACATGGAAAGGTGAGTTCCCCTTTAGATATGCACTTTTTAAAGAAAATGTCAGTTTTGAAGAAGCTGTCTTTGAGGGAGATGCTGTATTTTACGAAACTGTTTTCGACAAGAATTTAACATTTGATAGAGCACAATTCAATGGAAAAGATGGGACATTCATTTCGGACTTTCTTCTTAAGGATCCAGGTGATCCATTAGGAAATTTAATGTTAGCTCTGTATTTTGAAAGAATCGATGAGATAGCATATGGTGCAAACTTCAATGGTGCAAAGTTTAATGGGCACGTATTATTTAAGAAAACAGTATTCAATACTTCTGCTCTTTTTGATTTTGCTGAGTTTAAAGAGAAAGTATTGTTTGAAGATGTTTTGTTTAATAGAATCACTTCGTTTAATGGAGTGAAGTTTAGTGGAAACTATTCTTTAGCAATTCCAGTTGGTACTGATGGAACACCTTATGAAATGATTTGGAAGATAAGTCCAGTTGTATTTAAGAATGTGATATTTAAAAGAAAGGTATATTTTGGAGAGACTCAGTTTAAGGGTGTAGTGTTTCAGAATACGCAATTCAAAGGAAAAACAGTGTTTATTGGCGCTAACTTTGTAGGCAAATATGCATTATTCTTAAAGACAGAATTTTCAAAGCCTGTTTGGTTTAAAAATGCTATATTTAAAATCCAGATAGGAACCTCTGAACTTTCTAAAGTAGGATTTGAGCTTGTTCATGGACGAGTCATATTCCGAGAAGCTATTTTTAGGGGGGGTGCCCTGTTTAATGGGGTTACATTTACTGCTGAGTCTGAATTTATAGAAACAGAATTTAGAGGGGACACTAATTTCATGCATTGTACTTTTGAACGCTCTATTAATGTGTTAAAATCTAAATTTCTAGGAAAAGAAACTAGCTTTGTAAAATCAATATTTCGAGATAATGCATCCTTTGACTTTTCGAAGTTTAGAGAGGTTTTCTTCAACTTTGCTGTGTTTGAGAAGGAAGCGAGTTTCAAAAACGTAAAGTTCTATAATGAAACTCAATTTAAAGAAGTTGAGTTCAAAAAAGCAGTCGAATTTCAAGGGGCAGAATTTAAAAGCAAAACTACGTTTGAAGGTTCTGTCTTTGAGAGATTATCTGTTTTTGTTGATGAAAACTTAACTTTAGAGGAGCCGGCACCTAAGTTTCACGATGAGCTAAGCTTTGCTAACTGCGACTTCAGACAGGGAGCGGATTTTTTAGGAAACCTAAAAAACGAAACAAATCTCTCCAAACTCTGGGAGTTCTTCAGTTCACGTTTCTCAAATCTCCAATCAATTATAGAAGCCCTTCGTGTTCAGCGTCTAAGTTTTGAAAAAGAAGGCAAACGCGACGAAGCCGATAGAATGTTCGTCCTTGAAATGCGCGCTAAGAGAAAACTTAGAATGACACAAGCAAAAGAAAATTTTGCTAATGCTAAGGGCCTTAAGAATAAGACAAAAGCTATTCTAAACTATCTTGGGACCTGGATTAATGTACAAGTGGAAAAGATACTTGCGGATGGCGTTAGTGAATATGGCACAAACTGGAAGAAGACTCTACTAGCAAGTGCTAACGTTATTATATGGTCTGCGATTCTGTATAACATTCTAACAAATTGGCTTTCTCTGGGCAAAATATTGGAAAGTACAGGTAAACCCGTAACAGATATCCTAAATCAACTTTACTACTCCCTCGTGACCTTCACGACCCTCGGATACGGGGACATGCACCCGACGGGCTGGCTCAAGGCTTTGAGCGCCCTTGAAGCCCTGACCGGCGCCGTCTTCATGGCCCTCATCGTCGCGGTGATAGCGAGAAAGTGGATGCGCTGA
- a CDS encoding NAD(P)/FAD-dependent oxidoreductase, with protein sequence MKIVVIGSGTAGSNFALFMRKLDRKAEIVVIGKEGTMQYSPCALPHVISGTIEKPEDVIVFPNEFYEKQKIKLMLNTEAKAIDRERKVVITDKGEVPYDKLVLAVGSKAFVPPIKGVGNEGVFTLKSLDDVRRIKAYIAERKPKKAVVIGAGLIGLEGAEAFAKLGMEVLVVELMDRLMPTMLDKDTAKLVQKEMEANGVSFRFGVGVSEIIGSPVEAVRIGDEKVPAKLVLVATGVRANTDLAKEAGLEVNRGIVVNEHLQTSDPDIYAIGDCAEVIDAVTGERTLSQLGTSAVRMAKVAAEHIAGKDVSFRPVFNTAITELFGLEIGTFGITEERAKKEGIEVAVGKFKGSTRPEYYPGGKPITVKVLFRKSDRKLIGAQIVGGERVWGRIMTLSALAQKGAAVEDIVYLETAYAPPISPTIDPISVAAEMALRKLR encoded by the coding sequence ATGAAAATCGTCGTTATCGGTTCTGGAACAGCTGGAAGCAACTTCGCCCTCTTCATGAGGAAGCTCGACAGGAAGGCGGAGATAGTTGTCATCGGGAAGGAAGGCACGATGCAGTACTCGCCATGCGCTCTACCCCACGTCATCAGCGGGACGATAGAGAAGCCCGAAGACGTCATCGTCTTCCCGAACGAGTTCTACGAAAAGCAGAAGATAAAGCTCATGCTCAACACCGAGGCGAAGGCGATAGACCGCGAGAGGAAGGTCGTAATCACCGACAAGGGCGAGGTCCCCTACGACAAGCTCGTTCTGGCAGTTGGTTCCAAAGCTTTCGTCCCGCCGATTAAAGGCGTCGGGAACGAGGGCGTCTTCACCCTCAAGAGCCTCGACGACGTGAGGAGGATTAAAGCCTACATCGCCGAGAGGAAGCCGAAGAAAGCGGTAGTCATCGGCGCGGGTCTAATTGGCCTTGAGGGAGCTGAAGCTTTTGCGAAGCTCGGAATGGAGGTTCTCGTCGTTGAGCTAATGGACCGGCTAATGCCGACGATGCTCGACAAAGACACCGCGAAGCTCGTTCAGAAGGAGATGGAAGCGAACGGCGTCTCCTTCCGCTTCGGCGTTGGGGTTAGCGAGATAATCGGCAGTCCCGTTGAGGCGGTTAGGATAGGCGACGAGAAGGTTCCGGCCAAGCTGGTTCTCGTCGCGACCGGCGTCAGGGCCAACACAGACCTCGCAAAGGAGGCGGGGCTTGAGGTTAACAGGGGAATAGTGGTCAACGAGCACCTCCAGACAAGCGACCCGGACATCTACGCGATAGGCGACTGCGCCGAGGTGATAGATGCGGTAACCGGCGAGAGAACGCTCAGCCAGCTCGGAACTTCAGCGGTCAGGATGGCAAAAGTGGCGGCGGAGCACATAGCGGGAAAGGACGTCTCTTTCAGGCCTGTCTTCAACACGGCCATAACCGAGCTCTTCGGCCTCGAGATAGGCACCTTTGGAATAACGGAGGAGAGGGCAAAGAAAGAAGGGATTGAAGTTGCCGTCGGCAAGTTCAAGGGCTCCACGAGGCCCGAGTACTACCCCGGCGGAAAGCCGATAACGGTCAAGGTTCTCTTCCGGAAGTCCGACAGAAAGCTCATAGGGGCACAGATAGTCGGCGGCGAGCGCGTCTGGGGCAGAATAATGACGCTCTCGGCCTTGGCTCAGAAGGGAGCGGCGGTAGAAGATATCGTTTACCTTGAGACCGCCTACGCCCCGCCGATAAGCCCGACGATAGACCCGATAAGCGTCGCGGCGGAGATGGCGCTGAGGAAGCTCAGGTGA
- a CDS encoding RNA 2'-phosphotransferase, with protein MSRRRVSRLMAYILRHSPEEFGLKPDEEGFVPLDELVKALQTVYPGVTEEFVREIVARDSKGRYEIRDGKIRARYGHSFKVKLDHEEDTESRFLYHGTPRRNLGRIMREGLRPMGRQFVHLSTSREEAIETGRRHGRNVVLLIIDAECLRRKGLRVYKAGRNVRIVERVPPECITLAV; from the coding sequence ATGAGCAGGAGGAGAGTCAGCAGGTTAATGGCATACATTCTTCGCCACTCGCCGGAGGAGTTCGGACTAAAGCCAGATGAGGAGGGCTTCGTCCCGCTGGACGAGCTCGTTAAAGCCCTCCAAACGGTTTATCCCGGCGTTACAGAGGAGTTCGTGAGGGAGATAGTCGCGAGGGACTCCAAGGGGCGCTACGAGATTAGAGACGGCAAAATCCGCGCCCGCTACGGCCACAGCTTCAAGGTTAAGCTCGACCACGAGGAGGACACGGAGTCGAGGTTCCTTTACCACGGCACGCCGAGGAGGAACCTCGGGAGAATTATGCGCGAGGGGCTCAGGCCGATGGGGAGGCAGTTCGTCCACCTCAGCACGAGCAGGGAGGAGGCGATAGAAACGGGCAGAAGGCACGGGAGGAACGTCGTTCTGCTCATCATAGATGCGGAATGCCTGAGGAGAAAAGGCCTGAGGGTTTACAAGGCCGGAAGGAACGTGAGAATCGTCGAGCGCGTTCCGCCCGAGTGCATCACCCTGGCAGTCTGA
- a CDS encoding MFS transporter, which yields MRKTTRITQGLSEKRAKITVTKTKRRNIAILAVSMFLANVAFGMAFPYLGVYMRLLGASMFMVGLLSVAFNLTSTVFQYPFGWLSDSTGNRKGFISFGLVSFGLFYAMMAFVGSATGVLILRTLQGIFGSAMMPAHSALISELSTRAGSIFGLFNSIENAGFMVGNFLGSAIVKSFGVRRLFLISGLLLFASAGIVLLIRERSSGRRSILGMILVQEGRESWRATVKGSAFRKLMRGYLGLFYVTVFLVMVASGQFYSVSSVYFKETFGEWSVGVIFGIESLAAALTGYFLGKLIDRHGAKRFYLIAIAGYGLAFLLYAVVRNVWLVFGIAFLSGVKWVLTINSTSAYVAQNVRVSERAQGMGLLNAMMSLGWVVGPLIGGYLSGISFQLNFMSTLIPLGLAFLLALRLPG from the coding sequence ATGAGGAAAACGACCAGAATAACGCAGGGCCTCAGCGAGAAGAGGGCCAAGATCACGGTAACAAAGACCAAACGCAGAAACATCGCTATACTAGCCGTCTCCATGTTCCTTGCCAACGTTGCCTTTGGAATGGCCTTTCCTTACCTCGGCGTCTACATGCGCCTCCTCGGCGCGAGCATGTTCATGGTTGGACTGCTAAGCGTCGCCTTCAACCTGACCTCGACGGTCTTTCAGTACCCATTTGGCTGGCTCTCCGATTCAACGGGCAACAGGAAGGGCTTCATATCCTTCGGCTTAGTCTCGTTTGGGCTTTTCTACGCGATGATGGCATTCGTGGGCTCTGCAACAGGCGTTTTAATCCTCAGAACTCTCCAGGGAATTTTTGGCTCAGCCATGATGCCAGCTCACTCCGCACTAATTTCAGAGCTCTCGACGAGGGCCGGCTCGATATTCGGCCTCTTCAACTCCATTGAGAACGCCGGCTTCATGGTCGGCAACTTCCTCGGCTCCGCGATAGTCAAATCTTTTGGCGTGAGGAGACTTTTCCTGATCTCGGGCCTTCTCCTCTTCGCCTCGGCTGGAATAGTCCTCCTGATCCGCGAACGCTCCAGCGGACGACGTTCTATCCTAGGCATGATTCTCGTGCAGGAGGGTAGAGAAAGCTGGCGGGCAACGGTTAAGGGCTCGGCCTTCAGAAAGCTCATGCGCGGGTACCTCGGGCTCTTCTACGTCACGGTCTTCCTCGTCATGGTCGCCAGCGGGCAGTTCTACAGCGTTTCCTCCGTTTACTTCAAGGAGACCTTCGGCGAGTGGAGCGTTGGAGTTATCTTCGGCATCGAGAGCCTCGCCGCGGCGTTAACCGGCTACTTCCTCGGGAAGCTGATAGACAGGCACGGCGCGAAGAGGTTTTACCTGATAGCGATAGCGGGTTACGGTTTGGCTTTCCTGCTCTACGCCGTCGTTAGAAACGTCTGGCTCGTCTTTGGAATAGCCTTCCTCTCGGGCGTCAAGTGGGTTCTGACAATAAACTCGACCTCCGCCTACGTGGCGCAGAACGTCAGGGTGAGCGAGAGGGCTCAGGGAATGGGCCTGCTCAACGCCATGATGAGCCTTGGCTGGGTCGTCGGGCCTTTGATTGGGGGCTACCTCTCGGGGATAAGCTTCCAGCTGAACTTCATGAGCACGCTGATTCCACTCGGGCTAGCCTTTTTATTGGCTCTCAGACTGCCAGGGTGA